From a single Bacteroidota bacterium genomic region:
- a CDS encoding 1-acyl-sn-glycerol-3-phosphate acyltransferase, protein MLYFRPLNSAMSDEITPKKLIDVEEVIRGKNPALLKWMPSLIINYLKRIAHQDHINDLLRRHGDKRSFDFVDEAIKEFGVEVTCEGLENLPKEGGCIIASNHPIGGLDGMALIQVVAKVRKDQIFIVNDILLHLKNLDNIFVGVNKHGKNSTEILDQIDRYYAGEGSLLIFPAGLVSRKQNNGLIRDLTWKKSFITKAKKYKRNIIPVHIAGRNSNFFYNLARWRGKLGIKANIEMLYLMDEMYHQLGKNIHIKIGKPLSYELFNEQYNDHDWAQKVKEHIYTLAEGTDDFRP, encoded by the coding sequence ATGCTGTATTTTAGACCACTTAATTCAGCAATGAGCGACGAAATAACCCCAAAGAAATTAATTGATGTAGAAGAAGTCATCAGAGGTAAGAATCCAGCACTTTTAAAGTGGATGCCCAGCCTCATCATCAACTACTTAAAACGAATTGCTCATCAGGATCATATCAATGATCTCCTTAGACGCCATGGGGATAAAAGATCCTTTGACTTTGTTGACGAAGCAATTAAAGAGTTCGGTGTAGAAGTGACTTGTGAGGGTTTGGAGAACCTTCCGAAAGAAGGCGGTTGCATCATTGCCTCCAACCACCCGATTGGTGGACTTGACGGTATGGCCCTCATACAAGTGGTGGCTAAAGTCAGAAAAGATCAGATTTTCATTGTGAATGACATCTTATTACATCTTAAAAATCTTGATAATATTTTTGTGGGGGTCAATAAACATGGTAAAAACTCGACTGAAATACTTGACCAAATAGACAGATACTACGCCGGCGAAGGGTCGCTTTTAATTTTTCCTGCCGGTCTTGTCTCAAGAAAACAAAACAACGGATTGATCAGGGATCTAACCTGGAAAAAGAGTTTTATTACCAAGGCAAAAAAATACAAACGCAATATCATTCCGGTTCATATTGCCGGGAGAAATTCCAACTTCTTTTATAATCTGGCGCGATGGAGAGGGAAGCTGGGGATAAAGGCCAATATCGAAATGCTTTATCTGATGGATGAGATGTACCATCAGTTGGGGAAAAACATTCACATTAAAATCGGCAAGCCCCTTTCCTATGAACTTTTCAACGAACAGTACAATGATCACGATTGGGCGCAAAAAGTTAAGGAGCATATTTATACTTTAGCCGAAGGAACGGACGACTTCCGACCCTAA
- a CDS encoding GNAT family N-acetyltransferase translates to MQNIIPPIPLELLEKELSTERFVRVTNNGSNQLYIINAHNAPNVLREIGRLREITFRDAGGGTGLDCDLDTFDTCDNCYEQLIAWNPEEKEIMGGYRFIRCGDAGRDEHGVLELATAELFHFSEKFLKEYLPYTIELGRSFVQPKYQPRPENRKGLFTLDNLWDGLGAIHVDHADIKYFFGKVTMYRHFNLLARDMILHFMQHYFPDKDQLVTPIKALPVTSDVSAFEKELSGLDYKEGHRILNQHVRALGENIPPLVNAYMNLSATMRTFGTALNDHFGEVEETGILVTLADIYETKKERHVKTYRPLSS, encoded by the coding sequence ATGCAAAACATAATTCCTCCCATTCCCCTCGAGTTATTAGAAAAAGAGCTGAGTACAGAACGTTTTGTACGGGTCACCAACAACGGTTCCAATCAACTCTATATCATCAACGCGCACAATGCACCTAATGTCCTGAGGGAGATCGGGCGTTTGCGGGAGATTACTTTCAGAGATGCGGGAGGAGGAACAGGATTGGATTGCGACCTCGACACCTTCGACACCTGCGACAACTGCTATGAACAATTGATCGCGTGGAATCCGGAAGAAAAAGAAATTATGGGCGGTTATCGTTTTATCCGTTGCGGAGATGCGGGGAGAGATGAACATGGCGTACTCGAACTGGCCACAGCAGAACTGTTTCATTTCTCAGAAAAATTTTTGAAAGAATATTTGCCCTATACCATTGAACTCGGAAGATCATTTGTACAACCCAAATACCAACCACGCCCCGAAAACAGGAAGGGACTTTTTACACTTGATAATTTATGGGATGGTCTTGGCGCTATCCATGTGGATCATGCCGATATAAAATACTTCTTTGGAAAAGTCACCATGTACCGGCATTTTAATTTACTCGCCAGAGATATGATTCTCCATTTTATGCAACATTATTTTCCGGATAAGGATCAGCTCGTCACTCCTATCAAAGCATTGCCTGTCACCAGCGATGTAAGCGCATTTGAAAAAGAACTCAGCGGACTCGATTACAAAGAAGGACATCGCATATTAAATCAGCATGTCCGTGCGCTCGGCGAAAACATTCCACCTCTGGTAAACGCCTACATGAACCTCAGTGCCACCATGCGCACATTCGGCACCGCGCTTAATGATCATTTCGGCGAAGTAGAAGAAACCGGCATTTTAGTTACCCTCGCTGATATTTACGAAACGAAGAAAGAAAGGCATGTGAAGACGTATAGGCCGTTGTCGTCGTAG
- a CDS encoding T9SS type A sorting domain-containing protein → MNGQLIDRISRATDGSYFSNSSLFSSQSDGIYIVRLSTEKEVLTGRFVKW, encoded by the coding sequence ATCAACGGGCAATTAATAGACCGAATATCTAGAGCGACAGATGGAAGTTATTTTAGCAACAGCAGTTTATTTTCCTCCCAATCCGATGGTATATACATTGTTCGGTTAAGTACCGAGAAGGAAGTGTTAACTGGGAGATTTGTTAAATGGTAA
- a CDS encoding YihA family ribosome biogenesis GTP-binding protein — MQIKTATFVKSSGQVEQLPPEDFPEFAFIGRSNVGKSSLINCLVGRKELAHTSSNPGKTQTINHYFINKSWYLVDLPGYGYAKVAQTMRAEWEKTLYKYLGKRENLMNVFVLVDGRIDPQKSDLTFLNKLGQHGLPVSVVFTKTDKMGKVNLEENIQKFKDAMLEYWEEAPPFFITSAEKGTGRMELLKYIDVITKGWKKS, encoded by the coding sequence TTGCAAATAAAAACAGCCACATTCGTAAAAAGTTCAGGACAGGTAGAACAACTACCTCCGGAAGATTTTCCCGAGTTTGCATTTATCGGACGCTCGAATGTCGGAAAATCATCGCTCATCAATTGTCTCGTTGGAAGAAAGGAATTAGCCCATACTTCCTCCAATCCCGGGAAGACCCAAACCATCAATCATTATTTTATCAATAAGTCCTGGTACCTCGTGGATTTACCGGGCTATGGATATGCTAAAGTCGCCCAAACGATGCGGGCCGAATGGGAAAAGACCTTGTATAAATACCTCGGCAAGCGAGAAAATCTGATGAATGTTTTTGTGCTCGTAGATGGACGCATTGACCCGCAAAAAAGTGATCTTACATTTTTAAATAAATTAGGTCAGCATGGTTTACCGGTTTCCGTAGTCTTCACCAAGACCGATAAAATGGGCAAAGTCAACCTCGAAGAAAACATCCAAAAATTCAAGGATGCCATGCTGGAATACTGGGAAGAAGCACCACCCTTTTTCATCACCTCCGCCGAGAAAGGCACCGGTCGCATGGAATTATTGAAATACATCGATGTGATCACCAAGGGATGGAAGAAATCGTGA
- the gldC gene encoding gliding motility protein GldC, with translation MSINTTISRRSEIKVAVELNEEKQPVGLQWHAEDAGLQGEKPAKAMMLALWDKNDQSTMRIDLWTHEMTVEEMEFFMYETLASLADTYERSTSDKEMAKEIKAFAHKFGKEKKVIK, from the coding sequence ATGTCTATCAATACCACTATCTCCCGCCGATCAGAAATTAAAGTCGCCGTGGAACTCAACGAAGAAAAGCAGCCCGTTGGCCTTCAATGGCATGCAGAAGATGCCGGCCTCCAGGGCGAAAAACCCGCCAAAGCCATGATGCTCGCCTTATGGGATAAAAATGACCAAAGCACCATGCGCATCGACCTCTGGACCCACGAAATGACGGTAGAGGAAATGGAGTTCTTCATGTACGAAACCCTCGCCTCCCTCGCCGATACCTACGAACGCTCCACCAGCGACAAAGAAATGGCCAAAGAAATCAAAGCCTTCGCGCATAAGTTTGGCAAGGAAAAAAAAGTCATCAAATGA
- a CDS encoding amidohydrolase, whose translation MIQPKEIQDLASRQQKDIVAIRHHLHMHPELSFHEFKTAAFVGEKLREMGISFKDKVAGTGLVGLIEGKNPGKKTVALRADMDALPITEANDVPYRSLNPGVMHACGHDVHTSSLLGAANILLSLKDRFEGTVKLIFQPGEEKLPGGASMMIREGVLENPTPAGILGQHVMPLIPAGMVGFRSGIYMASTDELYLKIKGKGGHGAMPHLNIDPVLITSHLIVAMQQIVSRTANPTLPSVLSFGKVIANGATNVIPDEVYVEGTFRTLNEQWRGEAHQRMTDLAHQLVQSMGGQLEFEIRKGYPALVNDEILTARAKSNAINYLGKENVLDLDIWMAAEDFAFYSQKTKACFYRLGTRNEARGITSSVHTPTFDIDESALTIGTGLMAWLAICELQGEK comes from the coding sequence ATGATTCAACCGAAAGAAATACAGGACCTTGCTTCCCGTCAGCAGAAAGATATCGTCGCTATTCGTCATCATTTACATATGCATCCTGAATTATCTTTTCACGAGTTCAAGACCGCTGCATTTGTTGGAGAGAAACTTCGGGAGATGGGTATTTCGTTTAAAGATAAGGTAGCCGGCACCGGACTCGTTGGACTCATAGAAGGAAAAAATCCCGGTAAAAAAACAGTAGCCTTGCGCGCGGATATGGATGCGTTGCCCATCACCGAAGCGAACGATGTGCCTTACCGAAGTCTGAATCCCGGTGTGATGCATGCCTGCGGACACGATGTGCATACTTCTTCCTTACTGGGCGCTGCGAACATACTACTCTCGTTGAAAGATCGGTTTGAAGGCACTGTCAAATTAATTTTTCAACCCGGAGAAGAAAAATTACCGGGTGGTGCTTCCATGATGATCAGGGAAGGCGTGCTGGAAAATCCGACTCCTGCAGGCATTCTCGGACAACATGTGATGCCCCTGATTCCGGCAGGGATGGTGGGATTCAGGAGTGGAATTTACATGGCGAGTACCGATGAATTGTATTTGAAGATAAAAGGAAAAGGTGGTCATGGTGCTATGCCACACCTCAACATCGATCCCGTGCTCATCACTTCGCATCTCATCGTAGCCATGCAGCAAATTGTCAGTAGGACCGCTAATCCCACATTGCCCAGTGTGCTCTCCTTTGGAAAAGTAATCGCCAATGGTGCCACCAATGTGATTCCCGACGAAGTCTATGTAGAAGGCACTTTCCGCACGCTCAATGAACAATGGAGAGGAGAAGCCCATCAACGTATGACCGACCTGGCGCATCAACTGGTGCAATCCATGGGCGGACAACTTGAATTTGAAATACGCAAAGGATATCCGGCATTAGTAAATGATGAAATCCTCACTGCAAGAGCAAAGAGCAATGCCATCAACTATCTCGGAAAAGAAAATGTACTGGACCTGGATATCTGGATGGCTGCTGAAGATTTTGCTTTCTATTCTCAAAAAACAAAAGCCTGCTTCTACCGCTTAGGCACCCGTAATGAAGCAAGAGGCATTACTTCCTCTGTACATACACCTACTTTTGATATAGATGAATCAGCATTAACTATAGGTACAGGACTGATGGCGTGGTTAGCGATTTGTGAATTACAGGGAGAAAAATAA
- the fbp gene encoding class 1 fructose-bisphosphatase — translation MQTVAPKVRFITLGQFIIERQTDFPFAKGELSRLLRDIGIAAKIVNREVNKAGLADILGDFGDTNVQGEDQKKLDVYANEQFISALGAGGECIAIASEENEELIEIDSKVSKNARYVVCMDPLDGSSNIDVNVSIGTIFSIYRRKDEQTGNNYLADFLQKGVEQVAAGYVIYGSSTMLVYTTGKGVNGFTLDPSIGEFCLSHPDMKIPATGSIYSVNEGNYTHFPHGVKEYIRYCQQEDKATNRPYSTRYIGSLVADFHRNMIKGGIYIYPSTAKSPKGKLRLLYECNPLAFIIEQAGGLASDGFNRILDIQPESLHQRTPLFIGSYEMVKKAEEMMAQYSSPK, via the coding sequence ATGCAAACAGTTGCCCCTAAAGTACGCTTCATAACACTTGGACAGTTTATTATTGAACGGCAAACCGATTTCCCTTTTGCGAAAGGAGAATTGAGTCGCTTGTTGCGCGATATCGGTATAGCCGCGAAAATCGTGAACAGAGAAGTGAATAAGGCAGGACTTGCAGATATTTTGGGTGACTTTGGCGATACTAATGTGCAGGGAGAAGATCAGAAAAAGCTGGACGTCTATGCCAATGAACAATTCATCAGCGCGCTCGGTGCAGGTGGAGAGTGTATTGCCATTGCTTCTGAAGAGAATGAAGAGTTGATAGAGATTGACAGTAAGGTCTCCAAAAATGCGCGCTATGTGGTCTGTATGGATCCGCTGGATGGATCTTCGAACATCGATGTGAACGTGAGTATCGGTACTATTTTTTCTATCTACCGCAGGAAAGATGAGCAGACCGGTAATAATTACCTCGCGGATTTTTTACAGAAAGGTGTAGAGCAAGTCGCGGCGGGTTATGTGATTTACGGATCGAGTACCATGCTGGTCTATACCACCGGGAAGGGTGTGAACGGCTTTACACTGGATCCTTCCATCGGCGAATTTTGTTTATCACATCCCGATATGAAAATTCCTGCCACCGGTTCCATCTACAGTGTGAACGAAGGAAACTATACCCATTTCCCGCACGGTGTAAAAGAATATATTCGCTATTGCCAGCAGGAAGATAAAGCCACCAACCGACCGTATTCGACACGTTATATTGGTTCGCTGGTAGCGGATTTTCACCGCAATATGATTAAAGGTGGTATTTATATTTATCCGTCTACTGCAAAATCACCAAAAGGAAAGCTGCGTTTGCTTTATGAGTGTAATCCACTTGCTTTTATCATTGAACAGGCAGGTGGACTGGCATCAGATGGATTTAATCGCATCCTTGATATTCAACCGGAATCCCTGCACCAGCGCACACCTTTGTTCATTGGTTCTTACGAGATGGTAAAGAAGGCTGAGGAGATGATGGCGCAGTATTCTTCCCCTAAATAA
- the serA gene encoding phosphoglycerate dehydrogenase, with protein MNTSYPKEKLKILLLENIHPSAIKLLRDSGYTDIESISGSLSEKELSDKISKVHVVGTRSKTQLTETVLKNAERLIAVGAFCIGTNQIKMDEARKQGIAVFNSPFSNTRSVAELVIGLGIMLMRRVFEKGEGAHHGLWLKESKDCYEVRGKTLGIIGYGHIGSQVSVLAEALGMKVLFYDITSKLVLGNAQASRSIDDLLKKSDIITLHVPGTPDTRDLINAARLKKMKPGAVLVNLSRGDVMDVWAVKDALEKKHLGGLAVDVFPEEPKSNKDLFASPLQGLPNVILTPHIGGSTVEAQEAIGLDVAEKIIAFIESGSSSGSLTVPEISLPVLHNAHRILHVHRNVPGVLSQINGVLSKMKVNILGQYLKTNEEIGYVVLDIDKKSSTRVMAELKKVKHTIRTRSLY; from the coding sequence ATGAACACATCGTACCCCAAGGAAAAATTAAAAATTCTTTTACTGGAAAACATTCATCCTTCAGCAATTAAGTTGCTGAGAGATTCCGGCTATACCGATATTGAATCTATTAGCGGTTCCCTTTCCGAGAAAGAACTTTCTGATAAAATTTCAAAAGTGCATGTGGTGGGCACTCGTTCAAAAACGCAGTTGACGGAAACGGTGTTGAAGAATGCAGAACGGTTGATTGCCGTGGGCGCCTTTTGTATCGGAACCAATCAAATCAAAATGGATGAAGCCCGTAAGCAGGGTATTGCCGTTTTCAATTCACCGTTTTCGAATACACGTTCTGTTGCTGAACTCGTCATCGGTTTAGGCATTATGCTCATGCGTCGCGTTTTTGAAAAGGGTGAGGGTGCACATCATGGACTTTGGCTGAAGGAAAGTAAGGATTGCTACGAAGTACGCGGGAAGACACTCGGCATTATCGGCTATGGCCATATCGGTTCGCAGGTATCGGTGCTGGCTGAAGCACTTGGAATGAAAGTTTTATTTTATGACATCACCTCTAAGCTGGTGCTGGGAAATGCGCAAGCCAGCCGTTCCATTGATGATCTGCTAAAGAAATCGGATATAATCACGCTGCATGTCCCGGGTACTCCCGATACGAGGGATCTCATCAACGCAGCACGTCTTAAAAAGATGAAGCCGGGTGCAGTACTGGTGAATTTAAGTCGTGGAGATGTGATGGATGTCTGGGCGGTGAAAGATGCACTCGAGAAAAAACATCTCGGTGGACTTGCAGTAGACGTGTTCCCTGAAGAACCCAAGAGCAACAAAGATCTTTTTGCCTCCCCATTACAAGGATTGCCCAATGTGATTCTGACTCCGCATATCGGGGGCAGCACAGTAGAAGCGCAGGAGGCGATCGGTTTAGATGTCGCTGAAAAAATTATCGCCTTTATTGAGAGTGGCAGCAGTTCCGGGTCGCTGACTGTTCCGGAGATTAGTCTGCCGGTGTTGCATAACGCCCATCGTATTTTGCACGTTCACCGCAATGTACCGGGTGTGCTTTCGCAAATCAACGGGGTCCTCTCGAAAATGAAAGTAAATATCCTCGGACAATATTTGAAGACGAATGAGGAGATCGGCTATGTGGTGTTGGATATTGATAAGAAGAGCAGCACGAGGGTTATGGCGGAGTTGAAGAAGGTAAAACATACGATTCGCACACGGAGCCTGTATTAA
- a CDS encoding transposase gives MKDPIHWRILTTIEVRTGEVQKIIERYKQRWYIEQLFRLTKKQGFKIEQTQLKNGWGLENSICWCWQLHKSDATHLAYGGKSQPITNPSKGKKKKV, from the coding sequence ATAAAGGATCCGATACACTGGCGAATTCTCACTACAATTGAAGTACGAACAGGTGAAGTGCAGAAAATCATTGAACGTTATAAACAAAGATGGTATATTGAACAGTTGTTTCGATTGACTAAGAAGCAAGGATTTAAAATAGAGCAAACCCAACTTAAAAATGGATGGGGTTTAGAAAACTCTATCTGTTGGTGTTGGCAGCTGCACAAAAGTGATGCAACTCACCTTGCATATGGAGGGAAAAGCCAGCCCATAACAAACCCTTCGAAGGGAAAAAAAAAAAAAGTTTGA
- a CDS encoding DUF898 family protein has product MIETTTFTNQRVYPLSFTGKGSTYFGIAIVNLLLTVLTLGLYYPWAKAREMQFLYGATEFDSSRFEFHGTGKEMFKGFIKAILIFTIIYGGLVAGIIYEQMVAGLIWFYLGLIFIIPLAIHGSYKYRMSRTSWRGIRFGYRGDRNEFMILFFKEMFFTLISLGIYGPWMAINLRTYVLSNIRFGNASFNYKGSGGEYFLLNIKGYFFTIFTLGIYMFWWQKELFAYYIDRLSLQHGEDKIKLKSIATGGDFFALIIVNLLLLIFTLGIGFPWVVTRTMNFVFSKIQVTGDIDTDKLVQSEGAYTDATGEDMSDMLDLGFVI; this is encoded by the coding sequence ATGATTGAAACCACTACTTTCACAAACCAACGCGTCTACCCTCTTTCCTTCACCGGTAAAGGCAGCACCTATTTTGGAATTGCCATCGTCAATCTCTTGTTAACAGTCCTTACCCTGGGACTCTATTATCCCTGGGCAAAAGCGAGGGAGATGCAGTTCTTATATGGTGCAACTGAATTCGACAGTAGCCGCTTTGAATTTCATGGTACCGGGAAGGAGATGTTCAAAGGATTTATCAAGGCCATCCTCATCTTTACTATAATTTACGGGGGACTTGTTGCCGGCATTATCTACGAACAAATGGTCGCAGGACTCATCTGGTTTTATCTGGGTTTAATTTTCATCATCCCCTTAGCCATTCATGGAAGTTATAAATACCGGATGTCGAGAACCAGTTGGAGAGGGATTCGCTTCGGGTACCGCGGTGATAGAAATGAATTCATGATCTTGTTTTTTAAGGAGATGTTCTTCACGCTGATTTCGCTGGGCATTTACGGACCATGGATGGCCATCAACCTCCGCACCTATGTATTAAGCAACATACGTTTCGGCAATGCCTCCTTCAACTATAAAGGCAGCGGAGGTGAATATTTTTTACTGAATATCAAAGGCTATTTTTTCACCATCTTCACTTTGGGCATCTACATGTTCTGGTGGCAAAAAGAATTGTTCGCTTATTACATCGATCGACTGAGCCTGCAACATGGCGAAGATAAAATCAAATTGAAATCCATCGCTACCGGAGGAGATTTCTTCGCACTGATCATCGTCAACCTGCTCTTGCTCATTTTCACTCTGGGCATTGGTTTTCCATGGGTGGTTACCCGCACGATGAATTTCGTTTTTTCTAAAATTCAGGTAACGGGAGACATCGACACGGATAAACTGGTACAATCAGAAGGCGCATATACAGATGCCACAGGAGAGGATATGTCGGATATGCTCGACCTTGGTTTTGTCATTTGA
- a CDS encoding M48 family metallopeptidase, whose protein sequence is MNYPARFYNGVSAKAFEVNCYLSGATQELILETEDEQQLHFSFRELRINHREKEFILLATTGTTRRIIEIRNAQFIEEFLHLNRMKEGNICYHRLLNAGLAVHIGIALGVLAFCAGLYFYVVPALAEKAVDYIPLSVDEKLGASFTADELFTGENDSLLSVELNRFLREMAPELDSRYRITAISEDQVNAFALPDGRMMIYTGLLEKMDQQEQLAAVMAHEIAHVTHRHSMRLLCRNLSGYLLLTLILNDVNGLMTIFIDNAHQLQNLSYSRKFEREADLSGLALLEKHRIQPNGMISLFRILEKENDISIPGWMSTHPVSSERIDYLQHKIKTDPYHSVQRTDLEKRFLNIKELLTNYN, encoded by the coding sequence ATGAACTATCCTGCTCGCTTTTATAACGGCGTTAGTGCAAAAGCCTTCGAGGTGAATTGTTACCTGTCGGGGGCGACACAAGAACTCATTCTTGAAACAGAAGACGAGCAACAGCTTCACTTTTCTTTCCGTGAACTGCGCATCAATCACCGCGAAAAGGAATTCATACTGCTGGCCACCACCGGCACTACGCGTCGCATTATCGAGATCAGGAATGCACAATTCATTGAAGAATTTCTGCATCTCAACAGGATGAAAGAGGGGAATATCTGTTATCATCGTTTATTGAATGCCGGGTTAGCAGTGCATATCGGTATCGCATTGGGTGTACTTGCTTTTTGTGCCGGACTCTATTTTTATGTGGTACCGGCATTAGCGGAAAAGGCTGTCGATTATATTCCTTTAAGTGTAGATGAAAAACTGGGCGCAAGCTTCACCGCAGATGAACTCTTTACAGGAGAAAATGATTCGCTGCTCAGTGTCGAGCTCAACCGTTTCCTGCGGGAGATGGCACCCGAACTCGACTCACGGTATCGCATTACCGCCATTAGTGAGGATCAGGTCAATGCCTTTGCACTACCCGATGGAAGGATGATGATCTACACCGGCTTGCTCGAAAAAATGGATCAGCAGGAACAACTCGCGGCGGTGATGGCGCATGAAATAGCGCATGTCACCCACCGTCACTCCATGCGACTCCTATGCAGAAATCTTTCCGGCTATCTTTTGCTCACTCTCATCCTCAATGACGTGAACGGCCTCATGACCATCTTCATCGACAATGCCCATCAGCTACAAAATCTCAGTTACTCCCGTAAATTCGAAAGAGAAGCCGACCTGAGCGGACTTGCCTTACTCGAAAAACACCGCATCCAACCTAATGGAATGATCTCCTTATTCCGTATCCTCGAAAAAGAAAACGATATCTCGATTCCGGGCTGGATGAGCACCCATCCCGTTTCTTCCGAGCGTATAGACTATCTTCAACATAAAATAAAAACAGATCCCTATCACAGTGTTCAAAGAACTGATCTGGAAAAGAGATTTTTAAATATAAAAGAACTACTCACAAATTACAATTAA
- a CDS encoding T9SS type A sorting domain-containing protein encodes MKKFLCTLLLITAVVGSEKTFAQYNNNFWVFGDSCGIEFNNGSTSNFKSSMKMLRGAASISNAIGLKAYSSRSDFFIPVNGKVWNLYHQQMSNGDLIYGSGWYHERLFLPVPGSDSLLYLFSCCVTSSCPFGLFYTLIDLSANSDSGAIIQKNAPVNNYPAFDALMAVQHGNGRDWWLLYQRWDGSNGVPSYNNFYVYLVDSTGISLNSEQFVGQSHSTGLGHLIFSPNGDHFANVSFANLIQLYNFDRCSGVISLWETVEVENGPQVNYYYISSSFSPDGSKLYVSENSAIDSIPSKLLQFDLQASSIINSKTVIHNFITSTEGIADLKLAPDGKIYLAAADELNSFIYTDTFYTTINTHLSVINQPDSLGLACDFQPFSLYLGGARTYYGLPNNPDYELGAWVGSPCDTLAVGVQDLEPPKQAFFQAWYNSEWNMIHINASKLKGRTGGLRLYDMEGRLVYEKMVEVIAGGYVTGEIPMNAVANGVYLVNLITDSESVSSKLVKF; translated from the coding sequence ATGAAAAAATTCCTTTGCACTTTGTTGTTGATTACTGCGGTTGTTGGGAGTGAGAAGACATTCGCTCAATACAATAACAATTTTTGGGTGTTCGGCGATAGTTGTGGTATTGAATTTAATAATGGCTCTACAAGTAATTTTAAATCATCAATGAAAATGTTACGAGGTGCTGCTTCGATAAGTAATGCTATTGGATTAAAGGCATATTCATCTAGAAGTGATTTTTTTATTCCTGTAAACGGAAAAGTATGGAATTTGTATCACCAGCAAATGTCAAATGGTGATTTAATTTACGGAAGTGGTTGGTATCACGAAAGACTATTTCTGCCTGTACCCGGCTCGGATAGTTTATTGTATCTATTTAGTTGTTGCGTTACTTCCAGTTGTCCTTTCGGATTGTTTTATACTTTGATTGACTTAAGTGCGAATAGTGATTCAGGGGCCATTATCCAAAAAAATGCACCTGTTAATAATTATCCGGCCTTTGATGCTCTTATGGCAGTTCAACATGGCAACGGTAGAGATTGGTGGCTATTGTATCAAAGATGGGATGGCTCAAATGGAGTCCCGAGTTATAATAATTTTTATGTTTATTTAGTGGATAGCACAGGAATTAGTTTAAACTCTGAGCAATTTGTAGGACAAAGTCATTCTACAGGGTTAGGTCATTTAATTTTTAGTCCGAATGGTGATCATTTTGCGAATGTTTCGTTTGCCAATTTAATACAATTGTACAATTTTGATCGCTGTTCAGGAGTTATTTCACTTTGGGAAACCGTAGAAGTTGAAAACGGCCCTCAAGTTAATTATTACTATATTTCAAGTTCCTTTTCACCTGATGGAAGTAAGCTATATGTCAGTGAAAATTCGGCGATAGATAGTATACCTTCAAAACTGCTTCAGTTTGACTTACAAGCTTCTTCTATAATAAATAGTAAAACCGTTATACATAATTTTATAACTTCTACCGAAGGAATTGCTGATCTGAAATTGGCTCCCGATGGAAAAATTTATTTAGCCGCTGCAGATGAATTAAATTCATTTATTTATACGGATACATTTTACACTACAATCAACACTCACCTCTCCGTAATCAATCAACCCGATTCACTCGGCCTCGCCTGCGATTTTCAACCCTTTAGTTTATACCTCGGTGGTGCCAGAACATATTACGGCCTCCCCAACAACCCCGATTACGAACTCGGTGCATGGGTGGGCTCGCCTTGCGATACGCTTGCTGTAGGGGTTCAAGATCTTGAACCCCCAAAGCAAGCGTTTTTTCAAGCATGGTACAATAGCGAGTGGAATATGATTCACATCAACGCCTCCAAACTCAAAGGGAGAACAGGGGGTTTGCGGTTGTATGATATGGAAGGGAGATTGGTGTACGAGAAAATGGTGGAAGTGATAGCGGGAGGGTATGTGACGGGAGAGATACCGATGAATGCGGTGGCGAATGGAGTTTATCTGGTCAATCTTATTACTGATTCGGAAAGTGTTTCGTCTAAGTTAGTCAAATTTTAG